The stretch of DNA CGGCAATGCTGGTGGCACCCTGCCCGCTCTGCGAGGCAGCTAGGCCACGGCGCACAGTGCGTACGTGCGAAGAATGGCGGGCTTCAACGGAATGAATGTTAAGGGCGGCTTCCAGAAGGTCTTTGTTAGGCATTAGCACAGGGGCACCACCTTTGTATGCTCGCACACCCGTGTCAACAAATGCCTGGCTAGAGCCCAGGAACAGGGCGTAATCATTTACGAGTGCTGCTGCAAAAGGCCCGGTCATAGTACCACGGCCGCCGCTATAGTCAAACGCAGCACGAGTAGGATCAGGAATAGCCGCTGAACCTAGTGCTCCGCGTAGCACTTTTATGTGGCCAGACTCATCATTCCGGATTTTTTCAAACGCCGGGCGGTCGGCACTGGGGATGAGGTTGGTGGCCTTCAGGCCACTATCATAGAAGTAATACTCTAGGTACTCCAGGCTGAGAGCCAAGTTTAATACAGCTACAATATCAGCGGGTAGCGTGCTGGTTTGGCCATATGCCCGCTGGAAAAGTCCGCTTACTAGGCCAGGGAGTACAGCGGCTGTCACCGCTTTGCCGGCCATGCCAAAGTGCTTGAATACCCGGCGGCGCGAATCAAGGCGCTCATAGATTTCCGGGTCTACTTTTTCTATATCTGAGATTATCTTGAAGAGGTCCATGACGAAAGGCAAAGATGTTTTAATGAATTAGATGGCGGCAGAAGGCTATTTCAGGTTGTTAGCGCTGAGTTTAGATCCTTCTTTCAAAAAGCCATTAGCCTTAGCCAGTACATCACTGGGCTTCATGGAACGCTCTAGGCCAGTGCCGTTGCCATCGCCAGGGGCCGAGGTAGCGGAAGTAGGAGAGAACAGGTCCACCACGTCAGAGTCTACGAATGTATTGTAGCCAATTAGGTCCCGAATCAGGGCGGCGTGGCGTGCTTCTACTGATACAATTTTGCCGGCAATTACCAGGTAAGCAGCAGTTTGAATGTAGCGCCCGGCGCCGTTGTAAGCGGCTACTCCCAGGTCTTCAAACTGCTTAGCGGCGTTGAGCACGCTTGAGCGGTCATTGAAGTTAATGCTCGAGAAATCGGGCTCCAGGGCTTTAATAGCATTAGTTGATAGGGCCGTCTTGAAAAAATCAGCGTGTGCCTTCTCGTGCAGAGCCAGGTCGTCAAAAATTTGTTTTTCGGATGTGCTGGCAGCCAGACCGGTGTAGTAGGTACCTGTCTTTACCTGAGCGTAAAAGGCAGCTTCAAGCTGCTCTAGCGCATAGGCGTAATTAAGTACGCCGTTGTCGCCACTGCCCACATCAATTAAGTTGCCGGAGTTGTTGTTGTCGTCGTCATCGTCGCAGCCAGCCAGAAAAAGACCAGACAGAGCCATACCAGCTCCCGTATATCGCAGAAAAGACCGACGTTCAATGGGCTGCACCAGGGCGTTAGGCACCTGATCCGTCACACCCGAATCGTGAAGCTTGGACATAAGTAATTACAGAATAAAGGGTGAAAATTTTATCTGCTTCTTACGTCCTTGCGGTTGAGCACCGACCATTATTGGGAGATATTTACGTATTAGTACCTGGATTTTACGTATTAACCGGTATTTTATAAAACACTGGTTATTAGATGAAAAGCTAAAATTTTATTCAAACATTTTATCCCCGTTCAAAATCTGAACCGCAGAATCAGGGACTTTGGTTGTACTTGTTGCCTGGGGGTTAGTACTATAGCCTCAACCGTTGCTAATAGGTGTAGCGGGTGCTTACTCTTACTGCCAACGAACGATTTTTATAGGGCAAGCGTCCTATTCAGGTGGCTTGGCCGCCGCGGCTATAGTTTATTCAGTACACGCTCCTTATGATGCAACCCGCCAAAAAGAAGTTTTATACGCCCGCCGAAGCCATCCAGAAAATTGCAGCTTTCTGTGCGTATCAAGAGCGCAACCAGAAAGAGGTAGAAGCCAAACTGCGGGACTATGGGCTGGATGAGGATGAAGCCGGCGAAATCATTATTCGCCTGAGCCGGGAGAAGCTGCTTGATGAGGAGCGTTACGCTAAGAGCTTTGTGCGCGGGCACTACCGCCACAAAAAGTGGGGCCGCCGGCGCATTGTGCAGGAGTTAAAGCAGAAAGGAATATCCGAGTACTGCATCAAGGCCGGGCTAAAGGAAATTGACGGTGATGAGTACTATCAGAACCTGGTAGATGTGCTGGAAAAAAAAGACCGACTGGAGAAGGAAAAGAACCCACGAGCTCGTCGGCAGAAAATTCAGGTGTTTCTGATGAACAAAGGCTACGAGCAAGACCTGATCAAGATGGCCCTAGACGACCTGGGTAAGGCACCGGAAGACGATGACGAGTAGGCCTAGGTCATAGGTACCGCTGGCTGTTAGCGTCGTGCGGGGCGTTGCGGGTTTTGCATTTGTTGGGTGAGAATTACGCGCCGCCCGGTGAGAGTTTCTAGCATAGGCCGCAAAATTTTCTCGGCGTTTTGCTGGGTCTGGGCTAAGATGCCCGATTGCAGGGCAGCAGTTCGCACGTTAGCTTCGGCGTACTTATAGCCCGCATCTACCAACTCAGCATCCTGAAAAAAGCCGTTTTCTACGCTGTATACCCGGCTTTTGCCATGGTCTACTTGCCAGGTGCAGAGCTCAGGAGCCGGTAGCGCCACGCGCACCAATGAGTCGCCTTCCAGTACTACATCCTGGGCGCGCACTTTGCGCAAATCGAGGCAGCCCACCGCGTGACCAGCCACAATGAGGGCCACTTTGGCATCGGGCAGAAAGCGGTAGGTGCTCTTTTTGTATTCTACAACGTCTTTAAACTGATACTGAACCAGCTCCAAGCGGCCCAGGTCTTCCACCTTTTCAAGCACCGTGTTATGTGTCACGGTGATGCGGGGCTCGGGGTTTAAGGGGTTCTCAAGCAGCGTAGGACGAACTTTCGTCCAGAGAAACCACCCTAGGCCTAGCAGGAAAGCTAAGGGGAGCAACTGACGGAGCAAACGGGTAAGAGGCATAGAAAAGAGTAAGCACGAGTATAAAGCTTACGGGGCCGAACAGATTGAGGTGCATTTTTTGCCAGTACCTTTGTCTCTGCTTATGCTTGTTACGCCGCCATCTGCTGTTGCTTCGCCAGCTACTCAGGCCGTTGCTCCTGGCCCCGGGCCCCACTGGCTGCGCCAATGGCATGGCTGGCTACTGGTGGGCTTGTGGGTGCTGGTGCAGCTCTCCTTGCTCTGGCAGCATCATGGCCCGCGCTACGTCAACGACAGCGGTCGGTACCTGGCCTACGGCACCCGCATTGCCCAAGAGTGGCACTTTGAGCACGACCATAACCTGCGTTACGTAGGCTACCCGCTGTTTATTAGCTTTTGGCTGAAAGTAGGAGCTGGCTGGTGGGGCATTGCTTTAGGGCAAATAGCCATAGCCGGCGTGGCCGCCAGAGCCTTCTATAGCACTCTGCGCCGCCTGACTCCTGCTAGGCTTGACTGGCGCCCCGCTGCGTTGGCTACGGCTGCCCTGATAGGGTGGCGCGATGCTCAGCAGTTCAACGTGTATATTCTCACCGAGTCGTTGTTTGCCAGCCTGACCATTCTCTCTTTTTGGGCGCTCTGCCGGGCGCGCCAAACCGGTGCCCGCGGCTGGCTGCTATTTGGCCTGCTGGCATTAGTAACCGGCATTGTGCGCCCCAATGGGTTTGTGGTAGCCGCTGCCGGAGTGGTGGCCGCGTTAGTGGGGCTGCGCATGCAGCCGGGGCAAGGTACGTACCGGCGGGCGTGGCTAGGGCTCTTGCTGCTTACCCCCATATTCTGGGTTATTCTGAATAAGCTGCTGCTCACCTTCACGCTGGTAGAAACTTATCTGCGCGGTGAAATTATTTATGGCTACACCTCCTGGGTAGTTGAGCCCACCGAGCCGCTGTTACTACCGCCGCCGGGTTTGGCACCGGTGCTGCGCCTGGGCTACTTTATTTGCTGCAACCCAGTGTACTTCACTAAGCTGGCTTTACTGAAGGGTGGATTATTTCTCAGCCACGTGAAGAGTTATTACTCTTGGTCGCACATTGTGCTGATTGTGCTCTTTATTTACCCGTGTTACTGGCTGGCCTGGCAAGGGGCCCGCGCCACGTGGGCCTGGCTTCCGGTGCGCACCTTTCTGGTTGCGGTAGTGCTAATACAGGGCGCCGTAGTAATGATGACAGTAGAAGACTGGGACGTGCGCTTTCTATTGCCCGTATTGCCTTGCGTATTTGCACTGGTGGGCTTGCGTTTGGTTACGTTACTGCCGCGCCCGCAACAGGCCTAGGTAGCGTACACCCCTAAGCCTAGCCGCTGCTCAAAACCAGCCCAGGCCTGTAGGCCACCCGTATGCACCGCCACCACAGTACTATCGCGCCGGAAGTAGCCATTATCAAGCAAATCAAGCACGCCCACAAGCATTTTGCTGGTATAAATAGGGTCTAGCAGTATCTGGTGGCGCTGCTTAAAAGCCTGAATAAACTGTAGCAGCTCCGGCGAAAGGCGCGCGTAGCCACCCCCATGGTAAGCAGTTTGCAATGACCAGTTAGTGTACATAGTGCCGGTGGCCTGTTGGGTAAGCTGGTTGATGTCGTCACGCAGAAAG from Hymenobacter taeanensis encodes:
- a CDS encoding ferritin-like domain-containing protein: MDLFKIISDIEKVDPEIYERLDSRRRVFKHFGMAGKAVTAAVLPGLVSGLFQRAYGQTSTLPADIVAVLNLALSLEYLEYYFYDSGLKATNLIPSADRPAFEKIRNDESGHIKVLRGALGSAAIPDPTRAAFDYSGGRGTMTGPFAAALVNDYALFLGSSQAFVDTGVRAYKGGAPVLMPNKDLLEAALNIHSVEARHSSHVRTVRRGLAASQSGQGATSIAGDLNNLGGKTGRPKSWISGTDGGGPSPSTTPSTAPVYGPGNPATGAPTAIFYPAESNTTQAGVDIVANTTGVTLTTAAASEAFDEPLDPATVKSIARNFVVATSTLFT
- a CDS encoding ferritin-like domain-containing protein, giving the protein MSKLHDSGVTDQVPNALVQPIERRSFLRYTGAGMALSGLFLAGCDDDDDNNNSGNLIDVGSGDNGVLNYAYALEQLEAAFYAQVKTGTYYTGLAASTSEKQIFDDLALHEKAHADFFKTALSTNAIKALEPDFSSINFNDRSSVLNAAKQFEDLGVAAYNGAGRYIQTAAYLVIAGKIVSVEARHAALIRDLIGYNTFVDSDVVDLFSPTSATSAPGDGNGTGLERSMKPSDVLAKANGFLKEGSKLSANNLK
- a CDS encoding regulatory protein RecX codes for the protein MMQPAKKKFYTPAEAIQKIAAFCAYQERNQKEVEAKLRDYGLDEDEAGEIIIRLSREKLLDEERYAKSFVRGHYRHKKWGRRRIVQELKQKGISEYCIKAGLKEIDGDEYYQNLVDVLEKKDRLEKEKNPRARRQKIQVFLMNKGYEQDLIKMALDDLGKAPEDDDE
- a CDS encoding DUF4230 domain-containing protein, whose translation is MPLTRLLRQLLPLAFLLGLGWFLWTKVRPTLLENPLNPEPRITVTHNTVLEKVEDLGRLELVQYQFKDVVEYKKSTYRFLPDAKVALIVAGHAVGCLDLRKVRAQDVVLEGDSLVRVALPAPELCTWQVDHGKSRVYSVENGFFQDAELVDAGYKYAEANVRTAALQSGILAQTQQNAEKILRPMLETLTGRRVILTQQMQNPQRPARR